The following is a genomic window from SAR202 cluster bacterium.
ATCCTGAGTCGGGAGTTCTTGTCCGGGTTAGATTCGGTCACGTCGCCTCCCTGTCTTCCCAGCGCCCACATCGTGACGCGGCTACTGAATGCCCAAACCGTCGCGGCCCTGCACATCCGGCGTGGCAACGCCCATCTAGGCGTTATGTGCATCGCCGATAATCAAAAGCAGGACCCAAATCAAGGGTACAGCGCCGTTACAGCGCTAACAATTGATATTTCGACAAAGCCCGGTAGTCCGATAGGACAGTTAGAACCCCGCGCGCTTGTCGCACACGTAAGGGAACGGCTCCTTGTTGATGAAGTGGCGGAGGTAGTCCTTGAAAAGGCGGCGGCGGCCCTCGTACGCCTCGGCGGTGCGGAATGAGGCGTGAGGGGAGAGGACGCCGTTGGGCATCTTCCAGATGTCCGGCGGCGGCTCGACGGACCACACGTCGATGCCCGCCCCGCAGTACCGACCGCTGCGCAGCCCCTCGTACAGCGCCGGCTCATCGATAATGCCGCCGCGCGAGACTACCACCACGCCTGCACCGTGCTTGAGCAGGCCCATCCGCCGGCGGTCCATCATGCCCTTCGTCTCCGGCGTGATGGGCGCGGCGATCACCAGCCAGTCGATGATTCTGAGCATGTCGTCCAGCCGGTCGGGAGTCCAAACGGCCTCCACCTCCGGCATGGGGTACCAGAAAGGCCGCACGCGCTTGTCTATCCCGTACACCTTAATGTTGAAACCGAACGCCCGCCGCGCCACAGCGGCGCCCACGTCCCCCATGCCGACGATGCCGATAGTCTTGCCGCTCATCTTCATGAGGCTGCCGCCGTAGCTCCAGGACCAGCTTCCCGTCTTCTGGTCCTCCCACAGGTAGTTCATCCTGTGTGCGATCGTGAGCATCACCGCGAACACGTGGTCTGCCATCGGCTGGGAGTTCGGACCTTTGCTGTTGGTGAGCACGACATCGCTCTCTATGAGCTCAGGCGACTTCGCCGCAACGCCGTTGATGCCGGTTGCGGACGTATGCACCCACTTGAGCCTGGTCGCCTCCTTGAACACGCTGGACGGCGGTATGCCGAAGTAGACGTCCGCGTCGCGTATAGCGGCCTTCTGCGCCTCCTCGGTATCCGCCGGAACAAACTCGATGTCCGGGAACTCCCGCGCAAGCTCATCCGCCCAGTCCTTCACGGTGGGGCGGTAACAGCTACCGGCAATAACGACTTTCATGCGCATCTCCGAAGTAAGCGGTTCCGTGTACGACACCACACTGCTGTCCGGCGGTGCGCAGAGAACCCAGGCACCCACGGAACAAACACGGCTCATAGTCCTGGTCCTGGTCATGACGGTCTCTAT
Proteins encoded in this region:
- a CDS encoding D-2-hydroxyacid dehydrogenase, which gives rise to MAVSFSSFAPPHATTARIETVMTRTRTMSRVCSVGAWVLCAPPDSSVVSYTEPLTSEMRMKVVIAGSCYRPTVKDWADELAREFPDIEFVPADTEEAQKAAIRDADVYFGIPPSSVFKEATRLKWVHTSATGINGVAAKSPELIESDVVLTNSKGPNSQPMADHVFAVMLTIAHRMNYLWEDQKTGSWSWSYGGSLMKMSGKTIGIVGMGDVGAAVARRAFGFNIKVYGIDKRVRPFWYPMPEVEAVWTPDRLDDMLRIIDWLVIAAPITPETKGMMDRRRMGLLKHGAGVVVVSRGGIIDEPALYEGLRSGRYCGAGIDVWSVEPPPDIWKMPNGVLSPHASFRTAEAYEGRRRLFKDYLRHFINKEPFPYVCDKRAGF